In Citrus sinensis cultivar Valencia sweet orange chromosome 4, DVS_A1.0, whole genome shotgun sequence, one DNA window encodes the following:
- the LOC102608444 gene encoding E3 ubiquitin-protein ligase WAV3 isoform X1 codes for MGSKWRKAKLALGLNLCVFVPRTLEDSPPPPSAVDSSERLSDAALLPPVDWDTCHRPMTPTPSSHGLRLSKSGSKSSKQTCSICLTKMKQGDGQAIFTAECSHSFHFHCIASNVKHGNQVCPVCRAKWKEIPMQGPSLDLPPGRAPINPIGWPQSDALMTVVRRLPPHRDLSRRHVVPLFQAPEPVIFDDDECLDHQPVYADRSSGSNNVADNNSSRTIAIKTCPEVSVAPRLKSYDNFTVLIHLKAAATIARQNPGGNQATLPQLSLTPRVPVDLVTVLDISGSMAGTKLALLKRAMGFVIQNLGSNDRLSVIAFSSTARRLFPLHRMTDTGRLQALQAVNSLVANGGTNIAEGLRKGAKVMEERREKNPVASIILLSDGQDTYTVNGSGGNQPQGPQPNYQSLLPSSINSSDNNGFQIPVHAFGFGADHDASSMHSISENSGGTFSFIETEAVLQDAFAQCIGGLLSVVVQELQVGVECVHPSLRLGSFKAGSYPTRVMVDGRRGFIDVGDLYADEERDFLVSVNVPAESCGNETSLLKVKCSYKDPLTKEMVTLESDEVRIARPEIAGQEVTSIEVDRQRNRLQAAEAMALARTTAEQGDLAGAVSILENCRRMLSETVSAKAHDRLCLALDAELKEMQERMASRHVYEASGRAYILSGLSSHSWQRATARGDSTDGSSLVQSYQTPTMAEMLTRSQAMLLASPSAQRLVHPFWSLGSQPKPR; via the exons atgggaAGCAAATGGAGAAAAGCAAAGCTGGCTTTGGGTTTGAATCTCTGTGTATTCGTACCAAGAACTTTAGAGGACTCGCCACCGCCGCCGTCTGCGGTTGATTCATCTGAGAGACTATCTGATGCTGCTTTGCTGCCTCCTGTTGATTGGGACACGTGCCATCGTCCCATGACACCAACTCCATCTTCTCATGGCTTGAGGTTGTCCAAAAGTGGCAGTAAATCCTCCAAG CAGACCTGCTCCATATGTTTGACAAAGATGAAACAAGGAGACGGCCAGGCTATTTTCACTGCAGAGTGCTCCCATTCCTTCCATTTCCACTGCATTGCTTCAAATGTAAAACATGGCAACCAAGTTTGTCCAGTTTGTAGGGCTAAATGGAAAGAGATCCCCATGCAGGGACCTAGCCTTGATCTTCCCCCTGGGAGGGCACCGATAAATCCAATCGGTTGGCCTCAAAGTGATGCTTTGATGACTGTGGTCCGCCGGTTACCTCCTCATCGTGATTTGAGTCGACGTCACGTTGTTCCCCTATTTCAGGCTCCTGAGCCTGTGATATTTGACGATGATGAATGTCTAGATCACCAACCTGTGTATGCTGACAGAAGCTCTGGCAGTAACAATGTTGCAGATAACAATTCTAGTAGAACAATAGCCATCAAAACATGCCCAGAAGTTTCAGTTGCACCACGGTTGAAATCTTATGATAATTTCACAGTTTTGATCCATCTCAAAGCTGCAGCTACTATTGCAAGACAGAATCCCGGTGGAAATCAGGCTACTTTGCCCCAGCTTTCTCTAACTCCTCGAGTTCCAGTTGATTTAGTCACGGTACTTGACATCAGCGGAAGCATGGCTGGTACCAAGCTTGCATTACTTAAACGAGCAATGGGATTTGTAATACAAAACCTTGGCTCTAATGATAGGCTCTCAGTTATTGCCTTCTCTTCCACAGCCCGCCGCCTCTTTCCCCTGCATCGGATGACTGACACAGGACGGCTGCAGGCTCTTCAAGCTGTTAATTCTTTAGTTGCAAATGGTGGGACCAATATTGCTGAAGGCCTGAGAAAAGGTGCCAAAGTAATGGAAGAGCGTAGGGAAAAGAATCCTGTGGCCAGCATTATACTATTGTCTGATGGGCAGGATACTTATACTGTCAATGGTTCTGGTGGTAATCAGCCTCAAGGTCCTCAACCCAATTATCAGTCTCTCCTTCCTTCATCAATTAACAGCAGTGACAATAATGGTTTCCAGATTCCGGTTCATGCTTTTGGATTTGGTGCCGATCATGATGCTTCATCAATGCATTCAATTTCTGAAAACTCTGGAGgcacattttctttcattgagACTGAAGCTGTGCTCCAGGATGCATTTGCACAATGCATTGGAGGGCTTTTGAGTGTTGTGGTACAGGAACTGCAAGTGGGAGTTGAGTGTGTGCACCCAAGTCTCCGTCTGGGCTCGTTTAAAGCAGGAAGTTACCCAACCCGTGTGATGGTTGATGGACGTAGGGGGTTTATTGATGTTGGGGATTTATATGCTGATGAAGAGAGGGATTTCCTGGTATCAGTTAATGTTCCAGCAGAGTCATGCGGAAATGAGACGTCATTGCTAAAGGTGAAATGTAGTTATAAGGATCCCTTAACTAAAGAAATGGTAACACTGGAGAGTGATGAAGTTAGGATTGCAAGGCCTGAAATAGCTGGACAAGAAGTCACGTCGATTGAAGTGGACAGGCAACGCAACCGGCTCCAAGCAGCAGAGGCAATGGCACTGGCGAGAACTACAGCTGAGCAGGGAGATCTGGCTGGTGCTGTATCTATCCTCGAGAACTGTCGACGGATGCTGTCAGAGACAGTCTCAGCTAAAGCTCATGATCGTCTCTGTCTGGCATTGGATGCTGAGCTCAAGGAAATGCAAGAGAGGATGGCGAGTAGGCATGTTTACGAAGCATCCGGTCGAGCATATATTCTGTCAGGGCTGAGTTCACACTCATGGCAAAGAGCAACGGCAAGAGGGGACTCAACCGATGGGTCAAGTCTAGTACAATCTTATCAAACACCTACAATGGCTGAGATGCTTACTCGGTCCCAGGCTATGTTACTGGCTAGTCCATCAGCTCAAAGACTTGTTCACCCTTTTTGGTCATTGGGATCGCAACCAAAACCAAGGTAA
- the LOC102608444 gene encoding E3 ubiquitin-protein ligase WAV3 isoform X2, with product MGSKWRKAKLALGLNLCVFVPRTLEDSPPPPSAVDSSERLSDAALLPPVDWDTCHRPMTPTPSSHGLRLSKSGSKSSKTCSICLTKMKQGDGQAIFTAECSHSFHFHCIASNVKHGNQVCPVCRAKWKEIPMQGPSLDLPPGRAPINPIGWPQSDALMTVVRRLPPHRDLSRRHVVPLFQAPEPVIFDDDECLDHQPVYADRSSGSNNVADNNSSRTIAIKTCPEVSVAPRLKSYDNFTVLIHLKAAATIARQNPGGNQATLPQLSLTPRVPVDLVTVLDISGSMAGTKLALLKRAMGFVIQNLGSNDRLSVIAFSSTARRLFPLHRMTDTGRLQALQAVNSLVANGGTNIAEGLRKGAKVMEERREKNPVASIILLSDGQDTYTVNGSGGNQPQGPQPNYQSLLPSSINSSDNNGFQIPVHAFGFGADHDASSMHSISENSGGTFSFIETEAVLQDAFAQCIGGLLSVVVQELQVGVECVHPSLRLGSFKAGSYPTRVMVDGRRGFIDVGDLYADEERDFLVSVNVPAESCGNETSLLKVKCSYKDPLTKEMVTLESDEVRIARPEIAGQEVTSIEVDRQRNRLQAAEAMALARTTAEQGDLAGAVSILENCRRMLSETVSAKAHDRLCLALDAELKEMQERMASRHVYEASGRAYILSGLSSHSWQRATARGDSTDGSSLVQSYQTPTMAEMLTRSQAMLLASPSAQRLVHPFWSLGSQPKPR from the exons atgggaAGCAAATGGAGAAAAGCAAAGCTGGCTTTGGGTTTGAATCTCTGTGTATTCGTACCAAGAACTTTAGAGGACTCGCCACCGCCGCCGTCTGCGGTTGATTCATCTGAGAGACTATCTGATGCTGCTTTGCTGCCTCCTGTTGATTGGGACACGTGCCATCGTCCCATGACACCAACTCCATCTTCTCATGGCTTGAGGTTGTCCAAAAGTGGCAGTAAATCCTCCAAG ACCTGCTCCATATGTTTGACAAAGATGAAACAAGGAGACGGCCAGGCTATTTTCACTGCAGAGTGCTCCCATTCCTTCCATTTCCACTGCATTGCTTCAAATGTAAAACATGGCAACCAAGTTTGTCCAGTTTGTAGGGCTAAATGGAAAGAGATCCCCATGCAGGGACCTAGCCTTGATCTTCCCCCTGGGAGGGCACCGATAAATCCAATCGGTTGGCCTCAAAGTGATGCTTTGATGACTGTGGTCCGCCGGTTACCTCCTCATCGTGATTTGAGTCGACGTCACGTTGTTCCCCTATTTCAGGCTCCTGAGCCTGTGATATTTGACGATGATGAATGTCTAGATCACCAACCTGTGTATGCTGACAGAAGCTCTGGCAGTAACAATGTTGCAGATAACAATTCTAGTAGAACAATAGCCATCAAAACATGCCCAGAAGTTTCAGTTGCACCACGGTTGAAATCTTATGATAATTTCACAGTTTTGATCCATCTCAAAGCTGCAGCTACTATTGCAAGACAGAATCCCGGTGGAAATCAGGCTACTTTGCCCCAGCTTTCTCTAACTCCTCGAGTTCCAGTTGATTTAGTCACGGTACTTGACATCAGCGGAAGCATGGCTGGTACCAAGCTTGCATTACTTAAACGAGCAATGGGATTTGTAATACAAAACCTTGGCTCTAATGATAGGCTCTCAGTTATTGCCTTCTCTTCCACAGCCCGCCGCCTCTTTCCCCTGCATCGGATGACTGACACAGGACGGCTGCAGGCTCTTCAAGCTGTTAATTCTTTAGTTGCAAATGGTGGGACCAATATTGCTGAAGGCCTGAGAAAAGGTGCCAAAGTAATGGAAGAGCGTAGGGAAAAGAATCCTGTGGCCAGCATTATACTATTGTCTGATGGGCAGGATACTTATACTGTCAATGGTTCTGGTGGTAATCAGCCTCAAGGTCCTCAACCCAATTATCAGTCTCTCCTTCCTTCATCAATTAACAGCAGTGACAATAATGGTTTCCAGATTCCGGTTCATGCTTTTGGATTTGGTGCCGATCATGATGCTTCATCAATGCATTCAATTTCTGAAAACTCTGGAGgcacattttctttcattgagACTGAAGCTGTGCTCCAGGATGCATTTGCACAATGCATTGGAGGGCTTTTGAGTGTTGTGGTACAGGAACTGCAAGTGGGAGTTGAGTGTGTGCACCCAAGTCTCCGTCTGGGCTCGTTTAAAGCAGGAAGTTACCCAACCCGTGTGATGGTTGATGGACGTAGGGGGTTTATTGATGTTGGGGATTTATATGCTGATGAAGAGAGGGATTTCCTGGTATCAGTTAATGTTCCAGCAGAGTCATGCGGAAATGAGACGTCATTGCTAAAGGTGAAATGTAGTTATAAGGATCCCTTAACTAAAGAAATGGTAACACTGGAGAGTGATGAAGTTAGGATTGCAAGGCCTGAAATAGCTGGACAAGAAGTCACGTCGATTGAAGTGGACAGGCAACGCAACCGGCTCCAAGCAGCAGAGGCAATGGCACTGGCGAGAACTACAGCTGAGCAGGGAGATCTGGCTGGTGCTGTATCTATCCTCGAGAACTGTCGACGGATGCTGTCAGAGACAGTCTCAGCTAAAGCTCATGATCGTCTCTGTCTGGCATTGGATGCTGAGCTCAAGGAAATGCAAGAGAGGATGGCGAGTAGGCATGTTTACGAAGCATCCGGTCGAGCATATATTCTGTCAGGGCTGAGTTCACACTCATGGCAAAGAGCAACGGCAAGAGGGGACTCAACCGATGGGTCAAGTCTAGTACAATCTTATCAAACACCTACAATGGCTGAGATGCTTACTCGGTCCCAGGCTATGTTACTGGCTAGTCCATCAGCTCAAAGACTTGTTCACCCTTTTTGGTCATTGGGATCGCAACCAAAACCAAGGTAA